Proteins from a single region of Bogoriella caseilytica:
- a CDS encoding MarR family winged helix-turn-helix transcriptional regulator → MNGESNTRLAAETWESLFRAQVTLMRRFEAAGDFSPLPAREYDVLFTLARAPGHRMRLRDLNESMLLSQPSMSRMAERLEHRGLVERCKADDDARGLVVSLTEKGLELQKQVGRQHVRSISRELGKALTDEEMRTLHELTVKLRLGCQASGGRSAP, encoded by the coding sequence ATGAACGGTGAGTCGAACACCCGGCTGGCCGCGGAGACCTGGGAGTCACTCTTCCGTGCCCAGGTCACTCTGATGCGCCGCTTCGAAGCTGCGGGCGACTTCTCACCCTTGCCGGCGCGTGAGTACGATGTGCTCTTCACCCTCGCTCGCGCCCCCGGGCATCGCATGCGGCTCCGCGACCTCAACGAGTCGATGCTGCTCTCGCAGCCGTCGATGTCGCGCATGGCGGAGCGGCTCGAGCATCGCGGCCTGGTCGAGCGGTGCAAGGCTGATGATGATGCTCGCGGCCTCGTGGTCTCCTTGACGGAGAAAGGCCTGGAGCTCCAGAAGCAGGTGGGCCGCCAGCACGTGCGCTCCATCAGCCGTGAGCTCGGCAAGGCGCTCACCGATGAGGAGATGCGGACCTTGCATGAGCTCACGGTCAAGCTGCGGCTGGGCTGCCAAGCATCGGGTGGACGTTCTGCCCCGTGA
- a CDS encoding VOC family protein — translation MVIPATLDHLVLAGPRLSEAVEHTADLLGVRPAAGGRHPGAGTANALVAFTHQGRRSPWYLEVIGPDPQRQTTGPVTIFGIDRRTAPALATWAIHPENIEATARAGRAAGVPYAEISPLSRRTPSGELLEWLLAFQEPGESEEPLVPFLIDWGSTAHPALAELPTVELLGLHAEHPAPEVLSRQYAAIGLDVEVRPAARPALVARLAGPAGEVELR, via the coding sequence ATGGTCATCCCCGCGACCCTGGATCACCTGGTGCTGGCCGGGCCTCGCCTGTCCGAGGCGGTGGAGCACACCGCGGATCTGCTCGGTGTGCGCCCCGCGGCCGGTGGTCGGCACCCCGGCGCAGGCACGGCCAACGCCCTGGTGGCCTTCACGCATCAGGGCCGGCGCTCGCCCTGGTATCTCGAGGTCATCGGCCCTGATCCGCAGCGGCAGACCACCGGTCCAGTGACCATCTTCGGGATCGATCGCCGCACGGCCCCCGCCTTGGCCACCTGGGCGATTCATCCCGAGAACATCGAGGCCACGGCACGGGCCGGCCGGGCCGCCGGGGTGCCCTACGCGGAGATCTCACCCCTCTCCCGGCGCACGCCCTCGGGTGAGCTGCTCGAGTGGCTTCTGGCGTTTCAGGAGCCCGGTGAGAGCGAGGAGCCGCTCGTCCCCTTCCTCATCGACTGGGGCAGCACAGCGCACCCGGCACTCGCCGAACTCCCCACAGTGGAGCTGCTCGGGCTGCACGCCGAGCACCCCGCACCTGAGGTGCTAAGCCGCCAGTACGCCGCCATCGGCCTCGATGTCGAGGTGCGCCCGGCAGCCCGTCCGGCACTGGTGGCCAGGCTGGCAGGGCCGGCCGGCGAGGTCGAACTGCGCTGA
- a CDS encoding NAD-dependent epimerase/dehydratase family protein has product MRVLVTGASGMLGRSVAEALVARGDQVTVLQRRPAGIDGAGEILGSIDDESAVARAVSGQDAVIHLAAKVTMTGDLEEFERVNIHGTRSLLGAARQAGVTRFVHLSTPSVAHTGSSIVGEGAGPADPFGTRGPYARTKAAAEIEALGADSAGFSVVAIRPHIVWGPGDTQLVQRVVDRASAGRLPILGSGAALVDTTYVDDAVSAIVAAVDRAEAPEVHGRAFVVSGGDPRPIADILSAWCEAAGVRPPSRRLPPALAKAAGSAVEGLWTVLPERLTSRLSDDGVPPMTRFLAEQLSTAHWFDIRRTRKALDWEPQIGFEAGTAALARAYRRQHRMLRAR; this is encoded by the coding sequence ATGCGGGTGCTGGTCACCGGCGCCTCCGGCATGCTCGGCCGCTCCGTGGCCGAGGCCCTGGTGGCTCGCGGAGACCAGGTCACCGTGTTGCAGCGCCGGCCGGCCGGTATCGACGGGGCCGGCGAGATCCTCGGCTCCATCGATGACGAGTCTGCCGTTGCCCGCGCCGTCTCCGGCCAGGATGCCGTCATCCACCTCGCCGCGAAGGTCACCATGACTGGCGACCTTGAGGAGTTCGAGCGTGTCAACATCCATGGCACGCGCTCGCTATTGGGTGCGGCTCGTCAGGCGGGCGTGACCCGCTTCGTGCACCTGTCCACACCCTCGGTGGCCCACACCGGCTCCTCGATCGTGGGCGAGGGCGCCGGTCCGGCCGATCCCTTCGGCACGCGAGGCCCCTACGCACGTACCAAGGCCGCGGCGGAGATCGAAGCGCTCGGCGCCGATTCCGCGGGGTTCTCCGTGGTGGCCATCCGGCCGCACATCGTGTGGGGCCCAGGAGACACCCAGCTCGTGCAGCGGGTGGTGGACCGGGCCAGTGCCGGGCGGCTCCCCATCCTCGGTTCCGGCGCCGCTCTGGTGGACACCACTTACGTCGACGACGCCGTCTCGGCGATCGTGGCGGCCGTGGACCGCGCGGAGGCCCCAGAGGTCCACGGCCGGGCCTTCGTGGTCAGCGGAGGCGATCCACGGCCGATCGCTGACATTCTGTCCGCTTGGTGCGAGGCCGCCGGGGTCCGGCCGCCGAGCCGCCGGTTGCCTCCAGCTCTCGCCAAGGCAGCGGGCTCTGCGGTGGAAGGGCTGTGGACAGTCCTGCCGGAGCGCCTCACGTCCCGGCTCTCCGACGACGGCGTGCCACCGATGACGCGCTTCCTCGCCGAGCAGCTCTCGACCGCTCACTGGTTCGACATCCGCCGTACCCGGAAGGCCCTGGACTGGGAGCCGCAGATCGGCTTCGAGGCGGGAACCGCTGCACTGGCACGGGCCTACCGTCGCCAACACCGCATGCTGCGAGCCCGGTAG
- a CDS encoding aldose 1-epimerase → MNTATTWTLTHPSGARLDVAATGATALSWHVPGADGALVDLLDGYRDAEELAAEDGYRCAVLAPWSNRLRDARWRYEGDILDVAPGVDEEREDASLHGLVTDQSFQPAGGDITPGETAHELTLATTIAARPAYPFELELRVHYALAEGPDGQQSLSIEIIALNTGDRHAPVGLGWHPYVRLPGHATIDELHLEVPAASVVTVDDKLIPLADPLESTGGKLSLTPVAGAEIDLAFAGLHADDEGMVKTTLSSPRTGDRLSLWQRAEETDIVHLFTGDFLERDRRASAAIEPCTFGADALNRELDAMLIAPGHSRRLRAEWVFERGH, encoded by the coding sequence GTGAATACTGCCACCACTTGGACCCTGACCCATCCCTCCGGCGCCCGCCTCGATGTTGCGGCCACTGGCGCCACCGCTCTGAGCTGGCACGTCCCCGGGGCTGACGGCGCACTCGTGGATCTGCTCGACGGCTACCGTGACGCCGAGGAGCTGGCCGCCGAAGACGGCTATCGCTGCGCGGTGCTCGCGCCGTGGTCCAACCGGCTGCGAGACGCCCGATGGCGCTACGAGGGAGACATCCTCGATGTCGCTCCCGGCGTGGACGAGGAGCGCGAGGACGCCTCGCTGCACGGACTGGTCACCGATCAGTCTTTCCAGCCCGCCGGGGGCGACATCACCCCGGGGGAGACCGCGCATGAACTCACCCTCGCGACCACGATCGCGGCGCGTCCCGCCTACCCCTTCGAGCTTGAGCTGCGCGTGCACTACGCCCTGGCCGAGGGCCCGGACGGCCAGCAGAGCCTGAGCATCGAGATCATTGCGCTCAATACCGGGGATCGGCACGCCCCGGTCGGGCTCGGCTGGCACCCCTACGTGCGGTTGCCCGGTCACGCCACCATCGACGAACTTCACCTGGAGGTGCCCGCCGCCTCGGTGGTCACGGTGGACGACAAGCTCATCCCACTGGCCGATCCCCTGGAATCGACCGGCGGAAAGCTCTCCCTGACCCCGGTGGCCGGTGCGGAGATCGACCTCGCCTTTGCGGGGCTACATGCCGACGACGAAGGCATGGTGAAAACCACGCTGAGCTCACCGCGCACCGGTGACCGCTTGAGCCTGTGGCAGCGGGCCGAGGAAACCGACATCGTGCACCTCTTCACCGGTGACTTCCTCGAACGCGACCGCCGCGCTTCAGCAGCGATCGAGCCCTGCACCTTCGGTGCCGACGCGCTCAACCGCGAACTGGACGCCATGCTGATCGCCCCCGGCCACAGCCGCCGCCTGCGCGCCGAGTGGGTCTTCGAGCGCGGTCACTGA
- a CDS encoding glutathione S-transferase family protein, with protein MTTSEQHGSDRPEHRTGGKYTTAGQEFVRDTNYIEDRVVADVDAVQSAPREEASTIGDPRWQGLTEGAQAWPVEPGRYRLVAARACPWAHRSIIIRRLLGLEQVISLGTPGPTHDERSWTFDLDEGGRDPVLGTERLQENYFARFPDYPRGITVPALVDIPSGGVVTNNYPQLTFDLSTQWRAHHREGAPDLVPADLVADMLPVIKRIYTEVNNGVYRTGFAGSQQAYEDAYERLFVALDWLEERLSGQRYLMGESLTEADVRLFTTLVRFDAVYHGHFKCNRNKLTEFPALWAYARDLFQTPGFGDTTDFEQIKRHYYVVHTDINPTQIVPAGPDLGAWWSEHGREALGGQPFGTGTAPGPVAAGEEVPATGRR; from the coding sequence ATGACCACCAGCGAGCAGCACGGTTCAGACCGCCCCGAGCACCGCACGGGCGGGAAGTACACCACCGCGGGCCAGGAGTTCGTCCGAGACACGAACTACATCGAGGACCGCGTGGTCGCCGATGTCGACGCCGTCCAGTCGGCTCCGCGTGAGGAGGCCTCGACCATCGGGGATCCGCGCTGGCAGGGCCTGACCGAGGGCGCGCAGGCCTGGCCGGTCGAGCCCGGGCGGTACCGGCTGGTGGCCGCGCGAGCCTGCCCGTGGGCGCACCGTTCGATCATCATCCGCCGCCTCCTCGGCCTGGAGCAGGTCATCTCGCTGGGCACCCCCGGGCCTACCCACGACGAGCGTTCCTGGACCTTCGATCTCGACGAAGGCGGCCGCGACCCCGTGCTGGGCACCGAACGGCTGCAGGAGAATTACTTCGCCCGCTTCCCCGACTACCCGCGCGGCATCACCGTGCCGGCACTGGTGGACATCCCTTCCGGCGGTGTCGTGACCAACAACTACCCGCAACTGACCTTCGACCTGTCCACCCAGTGGCGCGCGCACCATCGCGAGGGCGCCCCGGACCTGGTCCCGGCGGACCTCGTGGCCGACATGCTCCCGGTCATCAAGCGCATCTATACCGAGGTCAACAACGGCGTATACCGCACCGGCTTCGCCGGTTCTCAGCAGGCCTACGAGGATGCCTACGAGCGGCTCTTCGTGGCACTGGACTGGCTGGAGGAACGTCTCTCCGGGCAGCGATATCTCATGGGCGAGTCACTCACGGAGGCGGATGTGCGGCTGTTCACCACGCTGGTGCGCTTCGACGCCGTCTACCACGGCCACTTCAAGTGCAACCGGAACAAGCTCACCGAGTTCCCGGCCCTGTGGGCCTATGCGCGCGATCTCTTCCAGACACCAGGATTCGGCGACACCACCGACTTCGAGCAGATCAAGCGGCACTACTACGTGGTCCACACCGACATCAATCCCACTCAGATCGTGCCGGCCGGGCCCGATCTGGGCGCCTGGTGGAGCGAGCACGGCCGTGAGGCGCTCGGCGGTCAGCCCTTCGGCACGGGTACCGCGCCGGGCCCGGTCGCCGCCGGCGAAGAGGTCCCGGCTACTGGTAGGAGATGA
- a CDS encoding amidohydrolase, translating into MTHTSPTSLAITGGYVVPIDGAPIDGGTVLIEEGRITAVGTDLALPADAEVIDATGQWVLPGFVDAHAHLGVHEEGIGPAGGDVNEMTGTNMAAVRAIDAINIDEEGFRDALKGGVTSAVIKPGSGNPIGGQTAAIKTWGGRTVDEQIIKDTVSIKSALGENPKRVYGERKQTPSTRLGIAKVIREAFVAAANYAAKRDHAEEEGKPFERDLTKETLARVLAGELYWDQHTHRHDDIATAIRLAEEFGYKLVVNHGTEGHKIADVLAEKNIPVIYGPMITSRSKVELKDRAMESLAAMAKAGVKVAITTDAPVVPIDFLVHQASFAVKAGLDRETALRALTINPAEILGLDDRVGALRPGLDGDVVVWSGDPLDVYSHVEHTVIGGVPVYSRSGGVVERPTRFAG; encoded by the coding sequence ATGACTCACACCTCACCGACATCATTGGCCATCACCGGCGGATACGTCGTGCCGATCGACGGCGCGCCCATCGACGGCGGCACCGTGCTCATCGAGGAGGGGCGGATCACCGCCGTCGGGACCGACCTCGCCCTCCCGGCCGACGCCGAGGTCATCGACGCCACCGGGCAGTGGGTTCTGCCCGGATTCGTCGATGCCCACGCCCATCTGGGCGTGCACGAGGAGGGCATCGGGCCCGCCGGAGGTGACGTCAACGAGATGACCGGCACCAATATGGCTGCGGTACGCGCCATCGATGCCATCAACATCGATGAGGAAGGTTTCCGTGATGCCCTCAAGGGGGGCGTGACCTCTGCGGTCATCAAGCCCGGCTCCGGCAACCCGATCGGCGGCCAGACCGCCGCCATCAAGACCTGGGGCGGTCGCACCGTCGACGAGCAGATCATCAAGGACACCGTTTCGATCAAGTCCGCGCTCGGCGAGAACCCCAAGCGCGTCTACGGCGAGCGCAAGCAAACCCCCTCCACCCGGCTCGGCATCGCCAAGGTCATCCGCGAGGCCTTTGTGGCCGCGGCGAACTATGCCGCCAAGCGTGACCACGCAGAGGAGGAGGGCAAGCCCTTCGAACGCGACCTCACCAAGGAGACACTCGCCCGCGTGCTCGCCGGGGAACTGTACTGGGACCAGCACACCCACCGTCACGATGACATCGCCACTGCGATCCGCCTCGCAGAGGAGTTCGGCTACAAGCTCGTGGTCAACCACGGCACCGAAGGTCACAAGATCGCCGATGTCCTCGCCGAGAAGAACATCCCGGTCATCTACGGCCCGATGATCACCTCGCGCTCCAAGGTCGAGCTCAAGGACCGCGCCATGGAGAGCCTCGCCGCCATGGCGAAGGCGGGAGTGAAGGTCGCCATCACCACGGACGCACCGGTGGTGCCGATCGACTTCCTGGTCCACCAGGCCTCCTTCGCGGTGAAGGCCGGCCTGGACCGCGAGACGGCCCTGCGGGCACTGACCATCAACCCGGCCGAGATCCTCGGCCTCGATGACCGGGTCGGGGCGCTGCGGCCGGGTCTGGACGGCGATGTCGTGGTCTGGTCCGGCGACCCCCTCGATGTCTACAGCCACGTGGAACACACCGTCATCGGCGGCGTGCCGGTGTACTCGCGCAGCGGCGGCGTCGTCGAGCGACCCACCCGCTTCGCGGGCTGA
- a CDS encoding vitamin K epoxide reductase family protein yields MSRKQRRAEPPQSERDRDADADLGYEVTPSDRFDDAEEPEDEEFLDEDVLLDQELARLDRARPSAHQRAGGAPRELIVVLIIAGVLGTWASVQLILSRITLALDPDASLGCDLNPLVGCGEFITSWQASAFGWPNAVLGTIGFSALLAVGVLFAAGARPATWLWRGLAAGTTFGIGWVIWFQYHALVNFRMLCPYCLVVWAVTIPVFVHVMARAAQGGHLPLGERLTRFLVMDRWLIIAGWYLALVVLIAVWFWDQWRLIFGF; encoded by the coding sequence GTGAGCAGGAAGCAGCGGCGCGCTGAGCCGCCCCAGAGCGAGCGCGACCGCGACGCCGACGCCGACCTCGGCTACGAGGTCACCCCGAGTGACCGCTTCGATGACGCCGAGGAGCCGGAGGACGAGGAGTTCCTGGACGAGGACGTGCTCCTCGACCAGGAGTTGGCGCGACTCGACAGGGCCAGACCCAGCGCGCATCAGCGCGCCGGTGGAGCGCCCCGCGAACTGATCGTCGTGCTGATCATCGCCGGCGTGCTGGGCACCTGGGCCTCGGTCCAGCTGATCCTCTCGCGCATCACGCTCGCGCTGGACCCCGACGCTTCCCTCGGCTGCGATCTCAATCCCTTGGTGGGTTGCGGTGAGTTCATCACGAGCTGGCAGGCCTCAGCCTTCGGCTGGCCGAACGCGGTCCTGGGAACGATCGGCTTCTCCGCCCTCCTGGCTGTGGGCGTTCTCTTCGCTGCGGGGGCGCGGCCCGCGACCTGGCTCTGGCGCGGGCTGGCCGCCGGCACCACCTTCGGGATCGGCTGGGTGATCTGGTTCCAGTACCACGCCCTGGTGAACTTCCGCATGCTCTGCCCGTACTGCCTGGTGGTCTGGGCCGTGACGATCCCGGTGTTCGTCCACGTGATGGCGCGGGCGGCGCAGGGCGGCCACCTGCCTCTCGGTGAGCGCCTGACCCGCTTCCTGGTGATGGACCGCTGGCTCATCATCGCCGGCTGGTATCTCGCTCTGGTGGTCCTGATCGCCGTGTGGTTCTGGGACCAGTGGCGGTTGATCTTCGGCTTCTAG
- a CDS encoding NADP-dependent oxidoreductase translates to MSTGREIHLRSRPTGLPRAENFALISADLPELEPGQVLIENTWISVDPYMRGRMDDVESYLPPFELGSALDGGAIGHVIDSRDDTLPAGTTVSHFAGWRSHAVLTRDAVVPIDTGIGRPQDYLGVLGTTGLTAYVALTDIAPVHEGDVVFVSAAAGAVGSIAGQLARLQGASKVIGSARGKAKAQRLRNDFGLDAALDYTASDLAEQLREAAPEGIDVYLDLVGGDHLDAALDVLNPHGRVALVGAVSGYNATDTVAGPSDFFRAYAKRLSLRGMLISDHLDAFGEYIPKAAAWLADGRLRAESTVVDGLDHAPEAFISLFRGANIGKMLVRL, encoded by the coding sequence ATGAGCACGGGGCGCGAGATTCACCTGCGATCCCGACCCACGGGGCTTCCCCGCGCTGAGAACTTCGCACTCATCAGCGCCGACCTGCCGGAGCTCGAGCCCGGCCAGGTCCTCATAGAAAATACCTGGATCTCTGTGGACCCTTACATGCGAGGACGCATGGACGACGTCGAATCGTACTTGCCCCCGTTCGAACTGGGCTCAGCGCTCGATGGCGGCGCCATCGGTCACGTCATCGACTCCCGAGACGACACGTTGCCCGCAGGCACGACGGTCTCCCATTTCGCCGGATGGCGCAGCCATGCGGTACTCACCCGCGACGCCGTCGTGCCGATCGATACCGGTATCGGGCGCCCGCAGGACTACCTCGGTGTGCTGGGCACGACCGGCCTGACCGCTTACGTCGCCCTGACGGACATCGCTCCGGTGCACGAGGGAGACGTCGTGTTCGTCTCGGCCGCGGCGGGTGCTGTCGGGAGCATCGCCGGGCAACTCGCACGTTTGCAGGGAGCGTCCAAGGTGATCGGATCGGCTCGCGGGAAGGCGAAGGCGCAGCGGCTCCGTAACGACTTCGGATTGGATGCGGCCCTGGACTACACAGCGAGCGATCTCGCCGAGCAGTTGCGGGAAGCCGCACCAGAAGGAATCGACGTCTACCTCGATCTCGTAGGAGGCGATCACCTCGACGCAGCCCTCGACGTGCTCAACCCCCACGGTCGCGTCGCGCTCGTGGGCGCGGTCAGCGGCTACAACGCCACCGATACCGTTGCCGGCCCGAGCGACTTCTTCAGGGCCTACGCGAAGCGGCTGTCCTTGCGCGGAATGTTGATTTCCGACCATCTGGACGCTTTTGGCGAGTACATTCCGAAAGCCGCGGCCTGGCTGGCCGACGGGCGCCTTCGCGCCGAGTCGACGGTCGTGGATGGACTCGATCACGCCCCGGAAGCGTTCATCAGTCTGTTCCGAGGCGCCAACATCGGCAAGATGCTCGTCCGGTTGTGA
- the leuS gene encoding leucine--tRNA ligase, translated as MTTDPRTGQPPAEPATPAPDGGAVPAFRYTAAKANEIELAWQQRWAEQGTFHAPNPSGPLAHGSAEAGPAADREPFYLLDMFPYPSGKGLHVGHPLGYIATDVVGRYQRMKGKNVLHALGYDAFGLPAEQYAVQTGQHPRITTEQNISNMRRQLRRLGLAHDERRSFSTTDPAFVKWTQWIFTRIFESFYDPEAERPDGGHGRARPIAELVADYENGSRPIPGGASWGELSPAERAELVDPQRLAYVAESPVNWCPGLGTVLANEEVTNDGRSEVGNYPVFKRSMRQWMLRITAYADRLADDLEGIDWPESIKIMQRNWIGRSTGAEVDFDVPGREQSLTVFTTRPDTLFGATFMAVSPEHPLLDEGLIPGTWPEGTKQAWTAGAATPTEAVTSYRAQAAARTEAERQDDERTKTGVFTGIFATHPVTGGPVPVFTADYVLMGYGTGAVMAVPAEDERDFAFAETFDLPVIRTVQPPEEDVEGAYTGDGPSINSANEHVSLDGLHRAEAKEAMIAYLERAGTGRGTITYRLRDWLFARQRYWGEPFPIVYDEHGHPHAIPEEQLPVNLPEVEDFSPRSFDADDVTSAPEPPLGKAEDWVHVTLDLGDGPKRYRRETNVMPQWAGSSWYELRYLDPTNDDAMVDAATERYWMGPTATKPAGGADLYVGGVEHAVLHLLYARFWHKVLFDLGHVSSSEPFHRLFNQGYIQAYAYADARGQYVPAEEVEATEGAGEVENGEPASYIWQGQEVFREYGKMGKSLKNIVTPDDMYESYGADTFRVYEMSMGPLADSRPWDTRAAVGSHRFLQRLWRNVIDEETGEVTVTDEPADDQTRRVVARTIADVEAEMSAMRPNTAIAKLIVLNNHLTSLDRVPREAIEPLVLMTAPVAPHVAEELWAKLGHQDSVTYQPFPQADPALLVEETVTCVVQVAGKVRDRLEVAPDIAEKELEAQALATAGVQRALDGRGVRKVIVRAPRLVNIVPA; from the coding sequence ATGACTACCGACCCCCGCACCGGCCAGCCCCCGGCGGAGCCCGCTACTCCAGCACCGGACGGCGGCGCAGTTCCCGCCTTTCGCTACACAGCGGCGAAGGCCAACGAGATCGAACTCGCCTGGCAGCAGCGCTGGGCCGAGCAGGGGACCTTCCACGCGCCCAATCCCAGCGGTCCACTGGCCCACGGATCGGCGGAAGCGGGACCTGCGGCGGACCGCGAGCCCTTCTACCTGCTGGATATGTTCCCCTACCCCTCCGGTAAAGGGCTACACGTTGGGCACCCGCTGGGGTACATCGCCACCGACGTCGTCGGGCGTTACCAGCGCATGAAGGGTAAGAACGTGCTGCATGCGCTGGGCTACGACGCCTTCGGGCTGCCGGCCGAGCAGTACGCCGTGCAAACCGGGCAGCACCCGCGGATCACCACTGAGCAGAACATCAGCAATATGCGCCGCCAGCTGCGCCGGCTGGGCCTGGCCCACGATGAGCGCCGCTCCTTCTCCACCACGGACCCGGCCTTTGTGAAGTGGACCCAGTGGATCTTCACCCGCATCTTCGAGTCCTTCTACGACCCCGAGGCCGAACGGCCGGACGGCGGTCACGGACGGGCACGCCCGATCGCAGAACTGGTCGCCGACTATGAGAACGGATCACGTCCGATCCCGGGCGGTGCCTCCTGGGGCGAGCTGAGTCCTGCCGAGCGTGCCGAGCTGGTCGACCCCCAGCGGCTGGCCTACGTCGCCGAATCGCCAGTGAACTGGTGCCCGGGCCTGGGCACGGTGCTGGCCAACGAGGAAGTCACCAACGACGGCCGCTCCGAGGTGGGGAACTACCCGGTCTTCAAGCGGTCCATGCGGCAGTGGATGCTGCGGATCACTGCCTATGCCGACCGGCTGGCCGATGACCTGGAGGGCATCGACTGGCCCGAGAGCATCAAGATCATGCAGCGCAACTGGATCGGCCGCTCGACCGGCGCTGAGGTCGACTTCGACGTTCCCGGGCGCGAGCAGTCGCTGACGGTCTTCACCACCCGGCCCGACACGCTGTTCGGTGCGACCTTCATGGCGGTCTCTCCCGAACACCCTCTGCTGGATGAAGGGCTGATCCCCGGCACCTGGCCCGAGGGTACGAAGCAAGCCTGGACCGCCGGTGCCGCGACCCCCACCGAGGCGGTGACCAGCTACCGGGCCCAGGCCGCAGCCCGGACCGAGGCCGAACGCCAGGACGATGAGCGCACCAAGACCGGTGTGTTCACCGGAATCTTCGCTACCCATCCCGTCACCGGCGGGCCGGTCCCGGTCTTCACGGCCGACTACGTGCTGATGGGCTACGGGACGGGAGCGGTCATGGCCGTCCCGGCCGAGGACGAGCGTGACTTCGCCTTCGCCGAGACCTTTGATCTGCCGGTCATCCGCACCGTCCAGCCTCCGGAGGAGGACGTCGAGGGCGCCTACACCGGTGATGGGCCCTCCATCAACTCCGCGAACGAGCACGTGAGCCTCGACGGCCTGCACCGCGCCGAGGCCAAGGAGGCGATGATCGCCTACCTGGAGCGTGCGGGAACGGGGCGGGGCACCATCACCTACCGCCTGCGCGACTGGCTATTCGCGCGTCAGCGCTATTGGGGTGAGCCCTTCCCGATCGTTTACGACGAGCACGGCCACCCCCACGCCATCCCCGAGGAACAGCTGCCGGTGAACCTGCCGGAGGTCGAGGACTTCTCCCCGCGCTCCTTCGACGCCGACGATGTCACCTCCGCCCCGGAGCCTCCCCTGGGGAAGGCCGAGGACTGGGTACACGTCACGCTGGACCTGGGCGACGGGCCGAAGCGGTACCGCCGTGAGACCAACGTGATGCCCCAGTGGGCCGGCTCCTCCTGGTATGAGCTGCGCTACCTGGATCCCACGAACGATGACGCCATGGTCGATGCTGCCACCGAGCGCTACTGGATGGGCCCCACCGCGACCAAGCCGGCCGGGGGAGCGGATCTGTACGTCGGCGGTGTGGAGCATGCTGTGTTGCACCTGCTGTACGCGCGCTTCTGGCACAAGGTGCTCTTCGACCTGGGCCACGTGAGCTCCTCCGAGCCCTTCCACCGCCTGTTCAACCAGGGCTACATTCAGGCCTACGCCTACGCCGACGCCCGGGGTCAGTACGTGCCGGCCGAGGAGGTCGAGGCCACCGAGGGGGCCGGTGAGGTCGAGAACGGAGAGCCGGCGAGCTACATCTGGCAGGGCCAGGAGGTCTTCCGCGAGTACGGGAAGATGGGCAAGTCCCTGAAGAACATCGTCACCCCGGACGACATGTACGAGTCCTACGGTGCCGACACCTTCCGCGTCTACGAGATGTCCATGGGCCCGCTGGCAGATTCCCGGCCCTGGGACACCCGCGCCGCGGTCGGCTCACACCGCTTCCTGCAGCGCCTGTGGCGCAACGTCATCGACGAGGAGACTGGCGAGGTCACCGTCACCGATGAGCCGGCTGACGATCAGACTCGCCGCGTGGTGGCCCGCACGATCGCTGACGTCGAGGCGGAGATGTCGGCCATGCGCCCGAACACCGCTATCGCCAAACTCATCGTGCTGAACAATCACCTGACCTCCCTGGACCGGGTGCCCCGTGAAGCCATCGAGCCGCTGGTCCTCATGACCGCGCCGGTGGCGCCGCACGTGGCGGAGGAGCTGTGGGCGAAGCTGGGCCACCAGGACTCGGTGACCTACCAGCCCTTCCCACAGGCCGATCCGGCCCTCCTGGTCGAGGAGACCGTCACCTGCGTGGTGCAGGTGGCCGGGAAGGTTCGCGATCGCCTGGAGGTCGCCCCGGATATCGCCGAGAAGGAGCTGGAGGCGCAGGCGCTGGCTACTGCGGGAGTGCAGCGTGCCCTGGACGGCCGGGGAGTGCGCAAGGTCATCGTGCGGGCCCCCCGTCTGGTCAACATCGTCCCGGCTTGA
- a CDS encoding HIT family protein, translating into MSTIFTSIIEGQIPGRFVWADEHCVVFATIAPISDGHMLVVPREEVERFTDADDALVAHLMMVAKRIGSALEESFDAPRAAILVAGFEVPHLHIHVLPAWGESSLSFEHADPDVPPGRLDAATEKLREALRRAGHGSQVPREMGSPAL; encoded by the coding sequence ATGTCCACCATTTTCACCTCGATCATCGAGGGTCAGATCCCCGGCCGCTTCGTGTGGGCCGACGAGCACTGCGTGGTCTTCGCGACCATCGCCCCTATCTCCGACGGGCACATGCTGGTGGTGCCCCGCGAGGAGGTCGAGCGCTTCACCGACGCCGACGATGCCCTCGTGGCCCACCTGATGATGGTGGCCAAGCGGATCGGCTCGGCCTTGGAGGAATCCTTCGATGCGCCGCGAGCAGCGATCCTCGTGGCCGGCTTCGAGGTCCCGCACCTGCACATCCACGTGCTGCCGGCCTGGGGGGAGTCCTCCCTGAGCTTCGAGCACGCCGACCCGGATGTGCCGCCCGGGCGCCTGGATGCCGCGACCGAGAAGCTGCGCGAAGCACTGCGGCGCGCGGGACACGGTTCCCAGGTGCCACGCGAGATGGGCTCGCCCGCGCTCTGA